A single window of Triplophysa dalaica isolate WHDGS20190420 chromosome 14, ASM1584641v1, whole genome shotgun sequence DNA harbors:
- the pde8a gene encoding high affinity cAMP-specific and IBMX-insensitive 3',5'-cyclic phosphodiesterase 8A — protein MMGCASSIHISDRVVYHSGKESEDSHTPQLNCPPQPGQIKPNAYKKSLTELQFGPMKLYEDQLQVLLVFAKDDAQSNGFCWACERAGFRCNIARTPEAALESFLEKNHDLILIDHRHSRHFDGEALCRSIRAMSCSLNTVIVAVVKRPDREESTVMPLISAGFNRRFIENSNMMTCYNELIQLYHGEIRAQIKLRACNAVFTALEQSQEAIEISNEDQLIQYVNPAYECIMGFQRGELLKENTEVPKSEKNKADLLETINACIRRGKEWQGVYYAKKKNGDSVQQNVKITPVVGQGGKVRHCVSVNRPLNDNNRTEKSCERVQAESQTEVQQSSKYKDRRKGSLDVRSTTSRGSDGSSQRRHSSMARIHSMTIEAPITKVINIINAAQESSPMPVAEALDRVLEILRTTELYSPQLGTKEEDPHTSDLVGGLMTDGLRRSSGNEYILATKPLHHMPSHLTTPLSLNDIPACIAQTMENEDSWDFDIFNLESATIKRPLTFLGLKIFSRFGVCEFLNCPETTLRSWLQVIEANYHSSNSYHNSTHAADVLHATAYFLRKERVKQSLDPIDEVASLIAATVHDVDHPGRTNSFLCNAGSELAVLYNDTAVLESHHAALAFQITTRDEKCNIFRNMERNEYRTLRQAVIDMVLATEMTKHFEHVNKFVNSINKPLAALEESGGNDEEESAKGILMVPENRILVKRMLIKCADISNPCRPLELCIEWAGRISEEYFAQTDEEKQQGLPVVMPVFDRNTCSVPKSQISFIDYFITDMFDAWDAFADLPNLMQHLDNNFKYWKSLDEQKLRSLRPPPE, from the exons AAGAGCTTAACAGAGCTGCAGTTTGGACCAATGAAGCTCTATGAAGATCAGCTACAG GTACTGTTAGTGTTTGCCAAAGACGATGCTCAGAGTAACGGCTTCTGCTGGGCGTGCGAGCGGGCCGGGTTCAGGTGTAACATAGCTCGAACACCAGAAGCGGCGCTGGAGAGTTTCCTGGAGAAGAACCATGATCTGATTCTTATCGATCACAGACATTCCAGACATTTTGATGGTGAAGCTCTCTGTCG TTCAATCCGAGCCATGAGCTGCTCTCTGAACACTGTGATCGTGGCGGTTGTGAAAAG GCCGGATCGTGAAGAATCCACTGTGATGCCCCTGATATCAGCTGGATTTAACcgg AGATTTATAGAAAACTCCAACATGATGACCTGTTACAATGAACTCATTCAACTCTATCATGGAGAAATACGAGCTCAGATCAAACTCAG AGCCTGCAATGCTGTGTTTACTGCACTGGAACAGAGTCAAGAAGCCATCGAGATTAGCAATGAAGATCAACTCATACag tacGTCAATCCAGCGTACGAGTGCATCATGGGCTTTCAGCGTGGAGAACTTTTGAAGGAAAACACAGAAGTGCCTAAGAGTGAGAAAAACAAAGCTGACCTGCTGGAGACCATCAACGCTTGTATCCGCAGAGGAAAA GAGTGGCAGGGTGTTTATTACGCCAAAAAGAAGAATGGTGATAGTGTGCAGCAGAATGTGAAGATCACACCAGTGGTCGGTCAGGGAGG TAAAGTCAGACACTGTGTGTCTGTTAACAGGCctttaaatgataataacaGG ACAGAAAAGTCTTGTGAGAGAGTTCAGGCGGAATCACAGACAG AAGTTCAGCAGTCCAGCAAATACAAAGACCGTaggaaaggttctttggatgtcCGCTCAACAACCTCTCGAGGAAGTGACG GCAGTTCTCAGAGAAGACACTCATCTATGGCCAGAATCCACTCCATGACTATTGAAGCACCCATCACTAAG gtgaTAAACATCATTAATGCGGCTCAAGAGAGCAGCCCGATGCCTGTGGCCGAGGCTCTGGATCGTGTGCTGGAAATCCTGCGGACCACAGAGTTATACTCACCTCAACTCGGTACTAAAGAAGAAGACCCTCACACCAGTGATCTAGTGGGAGGTCTCATGACC GACGGACTGCGCAGATCATCAGGAAATGAGTACATCTTAGCCACCAAAC CACTGCATCACATGCCGAGTCACCTGACCACACCACTGTCACTCAATGATATCCCAGCATGCATCGCGCAGACGATGGAGAATGAAGACTCATGGGACTTTGATATTTTTAACCTGGAGTCAGCCACCATTAAACG GCCATTAACCTTTCTGGGCTTAAAGATCTTCTCACGGTTTGGCGTTTGTGAGTTTCTCAACTGTCCGGAGACGACGCTTCGCTCGTGGCTGCAGGTCATTGAAGCCAACTATCACTCCAGTAACTCCTACCACAACTCCACACATGCAGCAGACGTGCTGCACGCCACTGCATACTTCCTGCGCAAGGAGCGTGTGAAG CAAAGTCTGGACCCCATAGATGAGGTGGCATCTCTCATCGCTGCCACTGTCCATGACGTTGATCATCCGGGGAGGACGAACTCCTTCCTGTGTAATGCAGGAAGTGAGCTGGCTGTACTGTACAACGACACGGCCGTGCTGGAGAGTCACCATGCTGCCCTCGCCTTTCAGATCACCACCAGAGACGAGAAGTGCAACATCTTCAGGAACATGgagag GAATGAATACCGGACACTTCGGCAGGCTGTTATTGACATGGTCCTCGCCACTGAGATGACAAAACACTTTGAACACGTAAACAAATTTGTCAATAGCATCAACAAACCGCTGGCTGCTCTGGAGGAGAGCGGG GGCAATGATGAGGAGGAGTCGGCCAAGGGCATCCTGATGGTTCCAGAAAACCGTATTCTGGTGAAGCGAATGTTGATCAAATGTGCTGATATCTCAAACCCCTGCAGACCGCTGGAGCTGTGCATCGAATGGGCTGGACGCATATCAGAGGAGTATTTTGCACag ACGGATGAGGAGAAGCAGCAGGGTTTGCCGGTGGTGATGCCAGTGTTTGATAGAAACACCTGCAGCGTTCCCAAATCCCAAATCTCCTTCATCGATTACTTCATCACGGATATGTTTGATGCTTGGGACG CGTTTGCTGATCTGCCCAATCTGATGCAGCACCTGGACAACAACTTCAAATACTGGAAGAGTCTGGACGAGCAGAAACTGCGCAGCCTGCGACCGCCTCCTGAATGA